A segment of the Elaeis guineensis isolate ETL-2024a chromosome 6, EG11, whole genome shotgun sequence genome:
AATAAAAAGTGCATCACACTAGAATCTAACCAAAGGTTGTGGCATTGAAAAGAGTTGTTAAAGGAAAGAGTTCTAATTTTAGTTATTAGACGGGAGAAAAAGGGAATAATAAATGGActgttaatttgatgattagatagaTTTTCAATAAATATGTGAAAGGAGAACCACTGGCATATAATTAAGGGTTTTTTACATGTAGACCTTCTCTAACATTTAAATTTGTataaatatcctttcaaaattgatatctgtatatatatccacataaaatatcttttttttacgTATGTATCCATATCATTTAACATGGTTAAAAATTAGCGATGACTAAAATTTTCTTAtggatagatgtgcaaaaaaaaaattataaagatatatatgcaaataataattttatgaggatattcagGCAAATTTGATTATTTGGAAGAGTATACATATAAAAAATCCATTAACATAAATACACCTCTCTttgtttgttaattttttttattttaataaaaaaattaatatatacaactaaaatataaatttacttaatttattaatttatatagataagatgatctttttatcaaatgatagatcaaaattattttatctagaagataaacatatcataactatccatattttttctaatGTATAACAATATGCTtctaagaaaaatatctaaactTAATATTAGATGAATAGTTTGTACATTTACATAGAATGGACATAGTTGTGTATTTGAACATTatgtaacaataaaaatttataattttattatatttgattttaaaaatttttattgaaaatatctTTATGCAGTGTATAAGGCATATCATGTTGTTACAAGATGGACATAATCGTCCCATcctgtataaaaataaaatataatatgatattttaatatataaaatattatataatatcatcatcatattgttttattatataatatgctACTATATTGTAAAGTAAGAGGGCCTAAATCCatctagatgaaatagataaaaattaaattaaaattttttacacatatatccttctaaatattcaaatttgcacgaatattctcatgaaattactatttgtatatatatccttataaatttttttttacacatctacccataaggatattttagtcatttaaattttaaaccattaatttttttaacgGTGTTAAATGATGTAaatacatatacaaaaaaataagaaaaaagaagaatatacatgcaaaataagtattttatgagagtatacatacaaatattaattttgaaaggatattcatacaaatttgaatgtttaagagggtatacatgcaaaaaattttataattaacataaaatatattattgataGTATTGGAtagtatattaatttttttgtatCATTGATAAAGGAGGTGAAAGAAGGGGGCGATGGCAGCACATGTTGGCATGAGTCATGGCTTGGTAGTACTATTGCTAGTGATTATCTATTTATCATGCACGAAGGCTCGGGTGCGGCCCATAAGGGAGCAGTTAGAGGTACAGCAATACCTTAAGAAATTGAATAAGCCCGCCATCAAGAGCATCAAGGTTAGCCATCCCAATAtgctttctatatttttttgggaGATTATATTTTCATTTTTGGGTCAAATTAATGTTATTGATTCATTCTGAGATAGTTTTGGGTAGATTTTATGAATTGTTttcttgataaaatttaattttatcaagCATTTATTTACATACTTTTTTTAAAAGAtgaatcttaatttaattaagattttctaGAGTATTTGTTTTGTCATTAATCTTCTAAAAGGAGTTTTTGTTCTCTCTCACACCTGCTTTTTGATGGTTTTGCCATATCTTTCATGAGATTAGATGGTATACTTCCTACATTATCCCAATTAGCAAAACCCCTTTCAAGAATTGGTACaataatttttatactttatTGTCAAAATATGGGGACTCATTGACTAAAATTTAACTGAACTAGTTGTTAACCAATAATatgtttattaatttttaattattttctatcaaaatttggaTGGCTTCCTCTCAGTTCAACACTTActaatctttggcttcttggaaaTGGCTTTAATTTCTTCTCTATTATAGATGGCCCTGATCTTTGATCCGCTGAAACATCACCAGTTTCCTCCCACCGATGCCCTAGAAACTTCCCTTCCCTCTTGTCCCCAACTTAATCCATCAATGGTTGAGGAAATCAAGATCATTCACTGAAGAATAAATGGTtaaaaaactataaaaaatattGTAGATAATATTCTATGAAGCACTTAGCAAAACCCATTTTTGTATGATGCTTGCATCGTGATTTCTTATACCCAAATTATAAGTTTTCTCTTTTAATAAAAACTAGAAATTTCTTGTGTTTCTTTTATATAAAATTGTTACCCTTCATTTACTGGCAATGTGTCATCCTATTTATGGAATAAGAACCATTCCTTTGTACTTATTTGGACATTAAAATTCTTGAACTATGGTCAATTTCCAATTGGTCGGTATTTACGCTATGTTGTTGGTATATGGGTCTCACCTAATCCTTCCTACATTTATCTTTTCTTCCAGGATTTTTTTTTCATGGATTAATTCTCCTAATAGTTTTGGCATATTGGTTCTCTTCTACATGAAATTTGCAAACTAGGGATACTTATCAGAAATTTAAAAGatccattttttattttcttctatgtCACTTTTAAACAATAATAATCTTTATTTTATTCCACTCATTCAGTACAATCCCATCTAGTTTCTAATAGTCTTCCTGTTCCACTAtacttattttgacatttttcactgCAATGATTCTAAATTTGTGGTTTAATTTGTTTTTGTTCTTAAAACAAAGAGCCCAGATGGAGATATCATAGACTGTGTCCATATCTCCCATCAACCAGCCTTTGATCACCATTTACTGAAAAATCACACCATCCAGGTCTACTCTCTTTCATATtgactctctcttcttttcaaatTCCCCCCTATTCACTTAATGTTTACACCTAGTGGTTTCTTTGTTTGTCTCGACATGGTGCAAATCCTCAGATGAGGCCAACTTTCCACCCATTAGGTTTCCATGATGAGAACAAGGTGGAATCAAAGAAGAAAACTAGCTCTATAGCTCAACTTTGGCATCAAAATGGGAGGTGCCCCGAGCACACTATCCCCATCAGGAGGACCAAAAAAGATGATGTGCTGAGGGCCAGCTCTGTCGAAACATATGGGAAGAAAAGACACAATAGAACCCCTAATGGCCCTCTCCATTGATTAATGGCAATCTACACGAGGTATGTATATTTGAAAATATATGAATGGGAATAGCTACGAAAGTAGCTCTTAACTACTTTTCCATTTCCTTCGTTCCCCTACTCCTTTGCCTTCCTCATTTGTGTTTGTTGGCGGGGATTTCTGAGTAGCATTCATATGCCTCTGTAACCGGAGATAAGTACTATGGAACAAAGGTCGACATAAATGTGTGGAACCCGTATGTCGAAGAGCCCTCTGAGTTCAGCCTGTCTCAGCTCTGGATCCTTGGGGGTGCTAACGAAAATCGCAATAGCGTCGAAGCTGGTTGGCAGGTATGAAATTAATGTTTTAATCTTAACTAAACAAATAGTAGTTTTAATTATGTGGAATTATGACTATATGCTCTTCATGCATTAACTTCAGTTGGTTACTCTTtggtattgaaaaaaaaaaaaaatcaagtatgtCCGCAGATATAGGAGAAAAAGAACAAGATTATTTGTTTACTGGACTGTAAGTTAATATTCCTCCATTTTTCCTTGTCTTCTttctattaattttttctttcctcATGTTTTCCTACATTGTcttccatgaaattttttttaccaaaaaaaaaaaataataagaaaaacttCATGAAGCGAATTGGATTTTCACTTTTTTTTAAGTTCTTCTGTTGTTCTCTAGCAGCCAATTTTATGAAAGAGATGAGGTACGTACCATAgatatccttcatttcaatacatgaAACAtggcaaaaattataaaaattacgtGTCTGCCAACATTTTTCCATGAAAATTTCAGAGAGATAATTATGGTAAAACCGGCTGCTACAACCTAAAGTGCGCTGGGTTTGTTCAAGTCAGCAATGAGATAGCAGTGGGTAGCTCCCTCAGCTCCATTTCTAGCTATGGTGGTCCCCAATATGATATCACTCTACTTGTCTGGAAGGTAAAATCAAAATGCAAATGATTTTTATATGAAAAGATAGAAAGGAACAGAGAATGTCTGCCACANNNNNNNNNNNNNNNNNNNNNNNNNNNNNNNNNNNNNNNNNNNNNNNNNNNNNNNNNNNNNNNNNNNNNNNNNNNNNNNNNNNNNNNNNNNNNNNNNNNNCTTCTTTTCCCTATTTTTTGTGCAATGTAGATTAACAGTAGTTTTGCTATTGATAGGAATTCTATAGTTGAGATGTTACAAGTCAATTGAAACCTAATTTTCATACTAGAAACACAATGACTTAATCAAAGCTTCTTGTTTGATGATCACTTATTCAATTAATGGATGTAATGGCTCTAAAAAATCTATAGAAATATGCTACAAGAATTCAGAAATTTAGTAACAAACTTTTAGTGACAAACATAAGTCTAGTCACTAAACGACTCAGTGATGAAAATAAGAAGTGGCCATGACAAATTTTTTtggttaatattttaataatgaaatgaaatgtcattataaaatatatatcttttatgattattttttcaatttatGACTATATTCAACTTGATTTGATCCGATCTATTAATGAATAAGTTATATCAGTCAAGATATTTTTAAcaattagagaaaaataatttttactatataatCTACTAGAAATATTGGAAGCGATGCactaaaattagataataatttaagatataattattaaaacttgtatagagatagatcgatttAACCAAGGATTGAGATCACTAATCCAATGTAATTTatactaaaatatataaaaaattaaaattatttaaataaaatataacataaagtattaaaatattctatgtTAAATAGCATTACTTATCAATTACAACATAAATAAAAGAGTCGTGAATTATCTATTTTTAGAGGACTTTAGATAAAAgatgattaaatttttataaaaataattaattaataaaataaaatatatcataatatatttgaaatgagAATATTTTATAATGTAAAAAGTTTTATACTATAAGTTTAAGGAACCACAACTTTATACTAGAAGTGAATGGTGTCATGGTGGTTAACTAGCAAGCAAATATCTAAGAGGTCATAGATTTGATCCAGATACTAGATACAGATAGAGATTGTGAAGCTctaatttgcaacaaaaatattttatttttatattatttatcaataaattttcaATCTTATGTCACaaacaaaattattagtaatattTGCCTTTAATAACCATTTGCATTTCATCACCAAATATAATAGTTTTTTCCTTGACAATTTCATATTTTGGTCACTAAAATTTTTAGCAAATCATGCCTTAAGTGACCACCtagcaatgaaatatttttgtatcactaaaaatttataatgatgaaagtaaaaaaatttatggccaaatttttcatcgctaaaaactTGAATTCTTATAGTGACATTTGACCCGAGTTTAGAAAATCATTTCACTCATGAAATAACTATTAGTGTTTTTTCTATTTCAAACATAAGAAAGTTGTTGAGTTCTACTAATAAATAAAAAGTGCATCACACTAGAATCTAACCAAAGGTTGTGGCATTGAAAAGAGTTGTTAAAGGAAAGAGTTCTAATTTTAGTTATTAGACGGGAGAAAAAGGGAATAATAAATGGActgttaatttgatgattagatagaTTTTCAATAAATATGTGAAAGGAGAACCACTGGCATATAATTAAGGGTTTTTTACATGTAGACCTTCTCTAACATTTAAATTTGTataaatatcctttcaaaattgatatctgtatatatatccacataaaatatcttttttttacgTATGTATCCATATCATTTAACATGGTTAAAAATTAGCGATGACTAAAATTTTCTTAtggatagatgtgcaaaaaaaaattataaagatatatatgcaaataataattttatgaggatattcagGCAAATTTGATTATTTGGAAGAGTATACATATAAAAATCCATTAACATAAATACACCTCTCTttgtttgttaattttttttattttaataaaaaaattaatatatacaactaaaatataaatttacttaatttattaatttatatagataagatgatctttttatcaaatgatagatcaaaattattttatctagaagataaacatatcataactatccatattttttctaatGTATAACAATATGCTtctaagaaaaatatctaaactTAATATTAGATGAATAGTTTGTACATTTACATAGAATGGACATAGTTGTGTATTTGAACATTatgtaacaataaaaatttataattttattatatttgattttaaaaatttttattgaaaatatctTTATGCAGTGTATAAGGCATATCATGTTGTTACAAGATGGACATAATCGTCCCATcctgtataaaaataaaatataatatgatattttaatatataaaatattatataatatcatcatcatattgttttattatataatatgctACTATATTGTAAAGTAAGAGGGCCTAAATCCatctagatgaaatagataaaaattaaattaaaattttttacacatatatccttctaaatattcaaatttgcacgaatattctcatgaaattactatttgtatatatatccttataaatttttttttacacatctacccataaggatattttagtcatttaaattttaaaccattaattttttaacggTGTTAAATGATGTAaatacatatacaaaaaaataagaaaaaagaagaatatacatgcaaaataagtattttatgagagtatacatacaaatattaattttgaaaggatattcatacaaatttgaatgtttaagagggtatacatgcaaaaaattttataattaacataaaatatattattgataGTATTGGAtagtatattaatttttttgtatCATTGATAAAGGAGGTGAAAGAAGGGGGCGATGGCAGCACATGTTGGCATGAGTCATGGCTTGGTAGTACTATTGCTAGTGATTATCTATTTATCATGCACGAAGGCTCGGGTGCGGCCCATAAGGGAGCAGTTAGAGGTACAGCAATACCTTAAGAAATTGAATAAGCCCGCCATCAAGAGCATCAAGGTTAGCCATCCCAATATGCTTCTATATTTTTTTGGGAGATTATATTTTCATTTTTTGGGTCAAATTAATGTTATTGATTCATTCTGAGATAGTTTTGGGTAGATTTTATGAATTGTTttcttgataaaatttaattttatcaagCATTTATTTACATACTTTTTTTAAAAGAtgaatcttaatttaattaagattttctaGAGTATTTGTTTTGTCATTAATCTTCTAAAAGGAGTTTTTGTTCTCTCTCACACCTGCTTTTTGATGGTTTTGCCATATCTTTCATGAGATTAGATGGTATACTTCCTACATTATCCCAATTAGCAAAACCCCTTTCAAGAATTGGTACaataatttttatactttatTGTCAAAATATGGGGACTCATTGACTAAAATTTAACTGAACTAGTTGTTAACCAATAATatgtttattaatttttaattattttctatcaaaatttggaTGGCTTCCTCTCAGTTCAACACTTActaatctttggcttcttggaaatggctttaatttcttcttctattATAGATGGCCCTGATCTTTGATCCGCTGAAACATCACCAGTTTCCTCCCACCGATGCCCTAGAAACTTCCCTTCCCTCTTGTCCCCAACTTAATCCATCAATGGTTGAGGAAATCAAGATCATTCACTGAAGAATAAATGGTtaaaaaactataaaaaatattGTAGATAATATTCTATGAAGCACTTAGCAAAACCCATTTTTGTATGATGCTTGCATCGTGATTTCTTATACCCAAATTATAAGTTTTCTCTTTTAATAAAAACTAGAAATTTCTTGTGTTTCTTTTATATAAAATTGTTACCCTTCATTTACTGGCAATGTGTCATCCTATTTATGGAATAAGAACCATTCCTTTGTACTTATTTGGACATTAAAAATTCTTGAACTATGGTCAATTTCCAATTGGTCGGTATTTTACGCTATGTTGTTGGTATATGGTCTCACCTAATCCTTCCTACATTTATCTTTTCTTCCAGGATTTTTTTTTCATGGATTAATTCTCCTAATAGTTTTGGCATATTGGTTCTCTTCTACATGAAATTTGCAAACTAGGGATACTTATCAGAAATTTAAAAGatccattttttattttcttctatgtCACTTTTAAACAATAATAATCTTTATTTTATTCCACTCATTCAGTACAATCCCATCTAGTTTCTAATAGTCTTCCTGTTCCACTAtacttattttgacatttttcactgCAATGATTCTAAATTTGTGGTTTAATTTGTTTTTGTTCTTAAAACAAAGAGCCCAGATGGAGATATCATAGACTGTGTCCATATCTCCCATCAACCAGCCTTTGATCACCATTTACTGAAAAATCACACCATCCAGGTCTACTCTCTTTCATATtgactctctcttcttttcaaatTCCCCCCTATTCACTTAATGTTTACACCTAGTGGTTTCTTTGTTTTGTCTCGACATGGTGCAAATCCTCAGATGAGGCCAACTTTCCACCCATTAGGTTTCCATGATGAGAACAAGGTGGAATCAAAGAAGAAAACTAGCTCTATAGCTCAACTTTGGCATCAAAATGGGAGGTGCCCCGAGCACACTATCCCCATCAGGAGGACCAAAAAAGATGATGTGCTGAGGGCCAGCTCTGTCGAAACATATGGGAAGAAAAGACACAATAGAACCCCTAATGGCGCCTCTCCATTGATTAATGGCAATCTACACGAGGTATGTATATTTGAAAATATATGAATGGGAATAGCTACGAAAGTAGCTCTTAACTACTTTTCCATTTCCTTCGTTCCCCTACTCCTTTGCCTTCCTCATTTGTGTTTGTTGGCGGGGATTTCTGAGTAGCATTCATATGCCTCTGTAACCGGAGATAAGTACTATGGAACAAAGGTCGACATAAATGTGTGGAACCCGTATGTCGAAGAGCCCTCTGAGTTCAGCCTGTCTCAGCTCTGGATCCTTGGGGGTGCTAACGAAAATCGCAATAGCGTCGAAGCTGGTTGGCAGGTATGAAATTAATGTTTTAATCTTAACTAAACAAATAGTAGTTTTAATTATGTGGAATTATGACTATATGCTCTTCATGCATTAACTTCAGTTGGTTACTCTTtggtattgaaaaaaaaaaaaaaaaatcaggtatGTCCGCAGATATATGGAGATAAAAGAACAAGATTATTTGTTTACTGGACTGTAAGTTAATATTCCTCCATTTTTCCTTGTCTTCTTTCTATTAATTTCTTCTTTCCTCATGTTTTCCTACATTGTcttccatgaaattttttttaccaaaaaaaaaaaaataataagaaaaacttCATGAAGCGAATTGGATTTTCACTTTTTTTTAAGTTCTTCTGTTGTTCTCTAGCAGCCAATTTTATGAAAGAGATGAGGTACGTACCATAgatatccttcatttcaatacatgaAACAtggcaaaaattataaaaattacgtGTCTGCCAACATTTTTCCATGAAAATTTCAGAGAGATAATTATGGTAAAACCGGCTGCTACAACCTAAAGTGCGCTGGGTTTGTTCAAGTCAGCAATGAGATAGCAGTGGGTAGCTCCCTCAGCTCCATTTCTAGCTATGGTGGTCCCCAATATGATATCACTCTACTTGTCTGGAAGGTAAAATCAAAATGCAAATGATTTTTATATGAAAAGATAGAAAGGAACAGAGAATGTCTGCCACGTCTTTGTTATTTCTCAAGCAAACTAGCAAACTCTGGGCTTGGCAAAAATTCAGTAGTCATATGTAATTTCATTTTCACTTTTCAtctagaaaataataataataataataataataattgttCATATGCTTTTCATTTTCTGAGCAGGACCCGCAAACGGGGAATTGGTGGTTGCAATTTGGGGATCAAAGTCCATTAGGCTACTGGCCTTCTTCCCTATTCGATTATTTGTCAGATAGTGCCAACTTAGTAGAATGGGGAGGGGAGGTTTATAACTCAAGTCCAAATGGTAAGCACACCACCACAGTGATGGGTAGTGGCCATTTCGCAGAAGAAGGTTATGGTAAGGCGAGCTACATCAAAAATATTCAAATAGTTGATCAGTCCAACAATCTTCAAACTCCTCAAAGGATCATTCCTGCTGCTGAACATCCCAACTGCTATGGTGTCAGTCAACCTAGTAATGGTGATTTGGGGACTCACTTCTTCTATGGGGGTCCTGGTCAAAATCCCAAGTGTCCGTAGAAGGCCTAATCCTTTTTGTATCTGGTTCTTGTTGGGAAACAATAATTGTAAAA
Coding sequences within it:
- the LOC140850820 gene encoding protein neprosin-like, with the protein product MAAHVGMSHGLVVLLLVIIYLSCTKARVRPIREQLEVQQYLKKLNKPAIKSIKSPDGDIIDCVHISHQPAFDHHLLKNHTIQMRPTFHPLGFHDENKVESKKKTSSIAQLWHQNGRCPEHTIPIRRTKKDDVLRASSVETYGKKRHNRTPNGASPLINGNLHEHSYASVTGDKYYGTKVDINVWNPYVEEPSEFSLSQLWILGGANENRNSVEAGWQVCPQIYGDKRTRLFVYWTRDNYGKTGCYNLKCAGFVQVSNEIAVGSSLSSISSYGGPQYDITLLVWKDPQTGNWWLQFGDQSPLGYWPSSLFDYLSDSANLVEWGGEVYNSSPNGKHTTTVMGSGHFAEEGYGKASYIKNIQIVDQSNNLQTPQRIIPAAEHPNCYGVSQPSNGDLGTHFFYGGPGQNPKCP